The following are encoded in a window of Microbacterium sp. LWO13-1.2 genomic DNA:
- a CDS encoding acyl-CoA dehydrogenase family protein: protein MSESLQSELPDEYRQLSAAVRDFTNEVVAPVSAKHDREHSFPYEVVAGMAEMGLFGLPFPEEYGGMGGDYFALCLALEEIAKVDQSVAITLEAGVSLGAMPVYRFGTEEQKQQWLPQLASGEALGAFGLTEPDAGSDASGTRTTAKQDGDEWVINGSKQFITNSGTDITSLITLTAVTGETAKGKEISTFLVPAGTPGLTVAPPYDKVGWNASDTHGLAFDDLRIPSENLLGERGRGYANFLRILDEGRIAIAALAVGAAQGCVDESVRYAKERHAFGTNIGSHQAIAFKIARMEARAHVARRAYYQAAALLLAGKPFKQEAAIAKLVASEAAMDNSRDATQIFGGNGFMNEYPVARHYRDSKILEIGEGTTEVQLMLIARGLGL from the coding sequence ATGTCCGAGTCGCTGCAGTCCGAGCTTCCCGACGAGTACCGCCAGCTGTCGGCGGCCGTGCGCGACTTCACGAACGAGGTCGTCGCTCCCGTCTCTGCGAAGCACGACCGGGAGCACTCGTTCCCCTACGAGGTCGTGGCCGGGATGGCCGAGATGGGCCTGTTCGGCCTGCCGTTCCCCGAGGAGTACGGCGGCATGGGCGGCGACTACTTCGCCCTCTGCCTCGCCCTCGAAGAGATCGCGAAGGTCGACCAGAGCGTGGCGATCACCCTCGAGGCCGGCGTCTCGCTCGGTGCGATGCCGGTGTACCGCTTCGGCACCGAGGAGCAGAAGCAGCAGTGGCTCCCCCAGCTCGCCTCGGGTGAGGCGCTCGGGGCCTTCGGCCTGACCGAACCGGATGCCGGCAGCGACGCCAGCGGCACCCGCACCACCGCGAAGCAAGACGGCGACGAGTGGGTGATCAACGGCAGCAAGCAGTTCATCACGAACTCCGGCACCGACATCACCTCTCTCATCACGCTCACCGCGGTCACCGGCGAGACCGCCAAGGGTAAGGAGATCTCCACGTTCCTGGTTCCCGCCGGCACCCCGGGGCTGACGGTCGCTCCGCCCTACGACAAGGTCGGCTGGAACGCCTCCGACACGCATGGCCTCGCCTTCGACGACCTGCGGATCCCGAGCGAGAACCTCCTCGGCGAGCGCGGCCGCGGCTACGCGAACTTCCTGCGCATCCTCGACGAGGGGCGCATCGCGATCGCCGCGCTCGCGGTCGGTGCGGCGCAGGGATGCGTCGACGAGAGCGTCCGCTATGCGAAGGAGCGCCACGCCTTCGGCACGAACATCGGCAGTCACCAGGCGATCGCCTTCAAGATCGCTCGGATGGAGGCGCGCGCCCACGTCGCCCGACGTGCCTACTACCAGGCGGCTGCTCTGCTGCTGGCCGGCAAGCCGTTCAAGCAGGAGGCGGCGATCGCGAAGCTCGTCGCGAGCGAGGCTGCGATGGACAACTCCCGCGACGCGACGCAGATCTTCGGCGGCAACGGTTTCATGAACGAGTACCCGGTCGCTCGGCACTACCGCGACTCGAAGATCCTCGAGATCGGCGAGGGCACGACCGAGGTCCAGCTGATGCTGATCGCGCGCGGCCTCGGACTCTGA
- a CDS encoding thiolase family protein, producing the protein MSTNDAVIVAAKRTAVGVGKPEKGALSGIHSVDLSTYPIRAVLAETGIDPALIDDVIWGCVSQVGEQSFNVGRNAVLAAGLPESVPGRTVDRQCGSSQQAIQDAAASLIAGYADVVIAGGVEVMSRTPMFSSTGGLDPFGTLMHERYPNLGNQGVGAELIAAKWGLSRTDLDSIAVESHARAADAVQRGLFAEEIVPVGDVVTDQGIRPGSTLEKLATLPSPFVENGLVTAGNASQISDGAAAVLMMTSAKAASLGLTPIARVHSVAVVGSDPIMMLTGPIAATAKVLQRAGLSVDDIGAFEVNEAFASVLGAWLQETGADPAKVNPRGGAIALGHPLGASGARLTTTLLHHMRANGIRYGLQTMCEGGGMANATIYELL; encoded by the coding sequence ATGAGCACGAATGACGCGGTCATCGTCGCCGCGAAACGTACCGCGGTCGGCGTCGGCAAGCCCGAGAAGGGCGCTCTGTCCGGCATCCATTCGGTCGATCTCTCCACCTACCCGATCCGCGCCGTCCTCGCCGAGACCGGGATCGATCCGGCACTGATCGACGACGTCATCTGGGGGTGCGTGTCGCAGGTCGGCGAGCAGTCCTTCAACGTCGGGCGCAACGCCGTGCTCGCGGCCGGGCTTCCGGAGTCAGTGCCGGGCCGGACGGTCGATCGACAGTGCGGGTCCTCACAGCAGGCGATCCAGGATGCCGCGGCATCGCTCATCGCCGGATACGCCGACGTCGTGATCGCCGGCGGCGTCGAGGTGATGTCTCGTACGCCGATGTTCTCCAGCACCGGAGGCCTCGACCCCTTCGGCACGCTCATGCACGAGCGGTACCCGAACCTGGGGAATCAGGGCGTCGGCGCCGAGCTGATCGCCGCGAAGTGGGGTCTCAGCCGCACCGATCTCGACAGCATCGCGGTCGAGTCGCATGCGCGGGCGGCGGATGCCGTGCAGCGCGGACTCTTCGCAGAGGAGATCGTTCCCGTCGGTGACGTGGTCACGGATCAGGGCATCCGCCCCGGGAGCACGCTCGAGAAGCTGGCGACGTTGCCGAGCCCGTTCGTCGAGAACGGGCTCGTGACGGCGGGCAACGCCTCGCAGATCTCCGACGGTGCGGCGGCCGTGCTCATGATGACGAGCGCGAAGGCCGCGTCTCTGGGACTGACGCCGATCGCCCGGGTGCACAGCGTCGCCGTGGTCGGATCGGACCCGATCATGATGCTGACCGGTCCGATCGCGGCGACCGCGAAGGTGCTGCAACGGGCCGGGCTCTCGGTCGACGACATCGGAGCGTTCGAGGTGAACGAGGCGTTCGCGTCCGTGCTCGGCGCCTGGCTGCAGGAAACCGGCGCGGACCCGGCGAAGGTCAATCCGCGCGGCGGTGCGATCGCACTGGGGCATCCGCTCGGAGCATCCGGCGCACGACTCACCACGACGCTGCTGCACCACATGCGCGCGAACGGCATCCGCTACGGACTGCAAACGATGTGCGAGGGCGGCGGCATGGCCAACGCCACCATCTACGAACTGCTCTGA
- a CDS encoding ribonuclease H: MTITAAADGSALGNPGPNGWAWYIDDANWAAGGSPHGTNNQGELQAVLELLRATAGSDEKLVIECDSRYVIDSVTKWMPGWKRRGWRKADGGPVLNRELIEGIDEAMRGRDIRFEWVKGHAGHPLNEAADERANAAAKAYQQKQEPRRGPGFVGAGGAGAAVAASAPVAAGAATARADAETSADRGAASGQHPAASASASVAAAAPLWAEMSDLLDGLDAPLADPIELRLTLSGPEHARLQDRAAAQGVSLEEALRRLI, from the coding sequence ATGACGATCACCGCCGCCGCAGACGGCTCCGCCCTGGGCAATCCGGGCCCGAACGGCTGGGCTTGGTACATCGACGACGCGAACTGGGCGGCCGGCGGATCGCCGCACGGCACGAACAATCAGGGCGAGCTGCAGGCCGTGCTCGAACTGCTTCGGGCGACAGCCGGCAGTGACGAGAAGCTCGTGATCGAGTGCGACAGCCGCTACGTGATCGACTCGGTGACCAAGTGGATGCCGGGTTGGAAGCGCCGCGGATGGCGCAAGGCCGATGGTGGGCCGGTGCTCAACCGCGAGCTGATCGAGGGTATCGACGAGGCGATGCGCGGACGCGACATCCGTTTCGAGTGGGTGAAGGGGCACGCCGGGCACCCGCTGAACGAGGCCGCCGATGAGCGGGCGAACGCCGCCGCGAAGGCGTACCAGCAGAAGCAGGAACCCCGCCGCGGACCCGGGTTCGTCGGCGCCGGAGGCGCGGGTGCCGCGGTCGCGGCATCGGCGCCCGTCGCGGCCGGGGCAGCCACCGCACGAGCGGATGCCGAGACTTCGGCCGATCGCGGCGCCGCCTCCGGGCAGCACCCCGCAGCATCCGCATCCGCATCCGTTGCGGCAGCAGCACCGCTCTGGGCGGAGATGTCCGATCTCCTCGACGGCCTCGATGCCCCCCTGGCGGATCCGATCGAGTTGCGCCTCACACTTTCCGGCCCCGAGCACGCCCGCCTGCAGGATCGCGCTGCCGCCCAGGGCGTCTCCCTCGAAGAGGCACTGCGCCGCTTGATCTGA
- a CDS encoding NADP-dependent oxidoreductase: MRAFILSKYKTPLHEADVPEPVVGEHDILVRVQAAGLNPLDEKIRLGEFTAILPYRLPITLGHDVAGVVIRVGAAVRRFTPGDEVYARTHDGRIGGFAERIAIHEDDAALKPASIIMDEAGSLPLVALTAWQALVEIGDVHAGQKVLVHAGAGGVGSIAIQLAKHLGAYVATTASASNASFVRELGADRVIDYRSEDFEQALSGYDLVIDSLGGENLEKSLRVLRPGGKAISIAGPPTPEFARASGLNPLLRIAVAGLSSKIRKQAKRLGVSYQFLFMRASGEQLREITALIDGGAIRPVVGRVFPFDETVQALESLTAGGIRGKAVISNP; the protein is encoded by the coding sequence ATGAGAGCGTTCATCCTCTCGAAGTACAAGACCCCACTGCACGAGGCGGATGTGCCGGAACCCGTCGTCGGCGAGCACGACATTCTCGTTCGAGTGCAGGCCGCCGGGCTCAACCCGCTCGACGAGAAGATCCGCCTGGGTGAGTTCACGGCGATCCTGCCCTACCGGCTGCCGATCACTCTCGGCCACGACGTGGCCGGCGTCGTCATTCGAGTGGGTGCCGCCGTCCGCCGGTTCACGCCCGGCGATGAGGTCTATGCGAGGACCCACGACGGACGCATCGGAGGCTTCGCCGAACGGATCGCCATCCACGAAGACGATGCCGCGCTCAAGCCGGCATCGATCATCATGGACGAGGCCGGTTCGCTGCCGCTCGTCGCACTGACGGCGTGGCAGGCACTGGTCGAAATCGGCGACGTGCACGCCGGCCAGAAGGTGCTCGTGCACGCCGGGGCAGGCGGCGTCGGTTCCATCGCGATCCAGCTCGCGAAGCATCTGGGTGCGTACGTGGCGACCACGGCCAGCGCGTCGAACGCGTCGTTCGTCCGGGAACTCGGCGCCGACCGGGTCATCGACTATCGCAGTGAGGACTTCGAGCAGGCACTCAGCGGCTATGACCTCGTCATCGACAGCCTCGGCGGCGAGAACCTCGAGAAGTCGCTCCGCGTCCTGCGCCCCGGCGGAAAGGCCATCAGCATCGCCGGGCCGCCCACACCCGAGTTCGCCAGAGCATCCGGACTCAACCCGCTGCTGCGGATCGCCGTCGCCGGATTGAGCAGCAAGATCCGGAAGCAGGCGAAGCGACTCGGCGTCAGCTATCAGTTCCTGTTCATGCGCGCGAGCGGCGAACAGCTGCGCGAGATCACGGCGCTCATCGACGGCGGCGCCATCCGTCCCGTCGTCGGACGCGTCTTCCCCTTCGACGAGACCGTCCAGGCCCTCGAGTCTTTGACGGCCGGCGGCATCCGCGGCAAGGCCGTGATCAGCAACCCCTGA
- a CDS encoding alpha/beta hydrolase produces MNSTSNKPVITSYAQAPAKTITAGGVTYAYRELGPKGGIPVVFFVHLAATLDNWDPRIIDPIAEHRHVITFDQRGVGASSGTVPSTLEAAADDAYAFITALGYDTIDVFSFSMGGMIAQDLVIKHPNLVRRLILTGTGPRGGKDMDKVARTTYGDIVRATLTRSDPKEFLFFNRDASGKRAGKAFIRRLSERTVDRDAAIGTKAFQTQLKAIQRFGRSAPSDLSRITQPTLIANGDNDRMVPSVLSEDLHRRIAGSELVIYPNSGHGGIFQHHEQFAPTAVEFLTR; encoded by the coding sequence ATGAACAGCACCTCGAACAAACCTGTCATCACGTCGTACGCCCAGGCACCGGCCAAGACCATCACCGCCGGAGGCGTCACCTACGCCTACCGCGAGCTCGGCCCGAAGGGCGGCATCCCGGTCGTGTTCTTCGTCCACCTCGCCGCGACGCTCGATAACTGGGATCCCCGGATCATCGACCCCATCGCCGAGCACCGGCACGTCATCACCTTCGACCAGCGCGGCGTCGGCGCCTCGAGCGGCACGGTGCCGAGCACGCTGGAGGCGGCAGCCGACGACGCGTACGCGTTCATCACGGCGTTGGGCTACGACACGATCGACGTGTTCTCGTTCTCGATGGGTGGCATGATCGCTCAGGATCTCGTCATCAAGCATCCGAATCTGGTGCGAAGGCTGATCCTGACCGGCACCGGCCCTCGGGGTGGCAAGGACATGGACAAGGTCGCCCGCACAACGTACGGGGATATCGTCCGGGCGACGCTGACCCGCTCGGATCCGAAGGAGTTCCTCTTCTTCAACCGGGATGCCTCGGGCAAGCGTGCCGGCAAGGCGTTCATCCGGCGTCTCTCCGAGCGCACGGTGGATCGGGATGCGGCGATCGGCACGAAGGCGTTCCAGACTCAGCTCAAGGCGATCCAGCGTTTCGGTCGCTCGGCTCCATCCGATCTGTCGCGGATCACGCAGCCGACGCTCATCGCCAACGGCGACAACGACCGGATGGTCCCCTCGGTGCTGTCCGAGGATCTGCATCGGCGCATCGCCGGTTCCGAACTCGTCATCTACCCGAATTCCGGCCACGGCGGCATCTTCCAGCACCACGAGCAGTTCGCGCCGACAGCAGTCGAGTTCCTCACCCGATGA
- a CDS encoding helix-turn-helix domain-containing protein, with the protein MTVDTPALGRRERNKLDKLERITAAASELFADRGVDDVTTQEIADRADIGTGTLFLYAKTKGELLLLVQNSMYAAALEQGRTDAAATQTVHDGALAVIRPVVECNRKQIDNGRTYLREMIFGDPEEPHHSTALSLTYQTEELLAEVIVRDGRVTPEAARTLAHVVSAIMFVSMAATVNAERSIDEIVEEIAVQIREILPG; encoded by the coding sequence ATGACTGTCGACACCCCCGCTTTGGGTCGGCGCGAGCGCAACAAGCTCGACAAGCTCGAGCGCATCACCGCGGCGGCGAGCGAACTCTTCGCAGACCGCGGGGTCGACGATGTCACGACGCAGGAGATCGCCGACCGCGCCGACATCGGCACCGGAACGCTCTTCCTCTACGCGAAGACGAAGGGCGAGCTCCTGCTGCTCGTGCAGAACTCGATGTACGCCGCGGCGCTCGAGCAGGGTCGCACCGATGCCGCGGCCACGCAGACCGTGCATGACGGCGCCCTGGCCGTCATCCGTCCGGTCGTCGAGTGCAACCGCAAGCAGATCGACAATGGACGCACCTACCTCCGCGAGATGATCTTCGGCGATCCGGAGGAGCCGCACCACAGCACGGCCCTCAGCCTCACGTACCAGACCGAGGAGCTCCTCGCCGAGGTCATCGTGCGTGACGGACGGGTGACCCCCGAAGCGGCTCGCACGCTCGCTCATGTCGTCTCGGCGATCATGTTCGTCAGCATGGCTGCGACCGTCAACGCCGAGCGTTCGATCGATGAGATCGTCGAAGAGATCGCGGTGCAGATCCGCGAGATCCTGCCGGGCTGA
- a CDS encoding histidine kinase — MAADLLLSEDRPVALLRPGTALRVDFWRFVPLARSVRVVLVILVAVTAAIEALLRASGELGGGALSFTSSLLVTFSLLLMAWCPPVSAAALLLSGFVAVAAGEGGSYLTALSAGVGLVLFTCSVGLSFAFCATGLAWIVAVAVIPPGLRTGGVLTVFVIALSSAVIGRGIRMVVDRNYSLRRELDSQAERLALELQAERNRIADELHDVIAHDIAIVAMHARVLERSDDASVRSASQRAISDAAGQALADTRRILHLIHGSTDVPEPSRAATADIRTVLGELEGELRALGDDVVVEINDGPALAKSIDAALARVAREAVLNIVKHSASPRTVALLLTFPRDAVTLRVVNSPHRPGTPSLSSSGFGLARLRERAALLGGSFHAGAAEGVWSVVATLPQR; from the coding sequence GTGGCTGCGGATCTGCTACTGAGCGAAGACCGCCCGGTCGCGTTGCTGCGACCGGGAACGGCGCTCCGCGTCGACTTCTGGAGGTTCGTCCCGCTGGCACGCTCGGTGCGGGTCGTGCTGGTCATCCTCGTCGCGGTGACTGCGGCGATCGAGGCGTTGCTGCGCGCGTCGGGGGAGCTGGGTGGAGGGGCGCTGTCGTTCACGTCGTCGTTGCTGGTCACATTCAGTCTGCTGCTGATGGCGTGGTGTCCGCCGGTCTCGGCAGCTGCCCTTCTCCTCTCCGGCTTCGTGGCCGTGGCAGCGGGGGAAGGCGGGAGCTATCTCACGGCGCTCTCAGCCGGCGTCGGACTCGTTCTCTTCACCTGCAGCGTCGGACTCTCGTTCGCGTTCTGCGCGACAGGTCTGGCCTGGATCGTCGCCGTTGCAGTGATACCCCCAGGGCTCCGCACGGGTGGCGTGCTCACGGTGTTCGTCATCGCCCTGTCGTCGGCGGTTATCGGCCGGGGCATCCGGATGGTCGTCGACCGCAACTACTCCCTGCGACGGGAGCTCGACTCGCAGGCCGAGCGGCTCGCTCTCGAGCTGCAGGCCGAGCGAAATCGCATCGCCGACGAACTGCACGACGTCATCGCTCACGACATCGCCATCGTCGCCATGCACGCCCGGGTGCTCGAGCGCTCGGACGACGCTTCGGTGCGTTCCGCCTCGCAGCGGGCGATCTCGGATGCCGCCGGGCAGGCCCTCGCCGACACCAGGCGCATCCTCCATCTGATCCACGGCAGTACCGATGTCCCGGAACCCTCCCGCGCCGCGACGGCCGATATCCGCACGGTTCTCGGGGAACTGGAAGGAGAGCTGCGCGCCCTCGGCGACGACGTCGTGGTCGAGATCAACGATGGGCCCGCGCTCGCGAAGAGCATCGACGCAGCACTGGCGCGGGTGGCGCGGGAAGCAGTCCTGAACATCGTCAAGCATTCGGCGTCGCCGCGCACCGTCGCGCTGCTGCTGACGTTCCCCCGCGACGCCGTGACGTTGCGCGTCGTGAACAGTCCGCACCGCCCGGGCACGCCCTCCCTCTCGTCGTCCGGGTTCGGGCTCGCGCGACTCAGGGAACGTGCGGCGCTCCTCGGGGGGAGCTTCCATGCCGGCGCCGCCGAGGGAGTCTGGTCCGTGGTCGCGACCCTGCCGCAGCGCTGA
- a CDS encoding response regulator transcription factor — MRDVRVLIVDDEALVRRALTIFVDTAPSMHVVGEAQDGPSAVARCLELQPDVVLMDLRMPGGDGLTAIRQLGEQVPGTRVIAVTTYSSDDAVIEALNAGAVGFLVKDTEPDQIVSAIRNAQEGGYVLSPSVAQELVRSVSKHAAVRASLPLSASETVSQREQNVIQLLADGMSNAEIAQQLFLSEATVKSHLRRIMTKWNVRDRVQVLVKAAKAGLVDIS; from the coding sequence GTGCGTGACGTCCGTGTACTCATCGTCGATGACGAAGCTCTCGTCCGTCGCGCGCTCACGATCTTCGTCGACACTGCCCCGAGCATGCACGTGGTCGGCGAGGCGCAGGACGGACCGTCCGCCGTCGCCCGGTGCCTCGAACTGCAGCCGGATGTGGTGCTGATGGACCTCCGGATGCCGGGAGGAGACGGCTTGACCGCTATCCGGCAGCTCGGCGAGCAGGTACCGGGGACACGAGTGATCGCCGTGACCACGTACAGCTCGGATGACGCGGTGATCGAGGCGCTGAACGCCGGCGCCGTCGGTTTCCTCGTCAAGGACACCGAGCCCGACCAGATCGTGTCGGCGATCCGGAACGCCCAAGAGGGTGGCTACGTGCTCTCGCCCTCTGTCGCGCAGGAGCTGGTTCGCTCCGTATCGAAGCACGCCGCGGTGCGGGCGTCGCTTCCACTGAGCGCCTCGGAAACGGTCTCGCAGCGCGAGCAGAATGTCATCCAACTGCTCGCAGACGGCATGTCCAACGCCGAGATCGCCCAGCAGCTCTTCCTGTCGGAGGCGACGGTCAAGTCGCACCTGCGTCGCATCATGACGAAATGGAACGTGCGCGATCGCGTGCAGGTGCTCGTCAAGGCCGCCAAGGCCGGCCTCGTCGACATCTCCTGA
- a CDS encoding PH domain-containing protein: MSERPSAPTEASERLPLSYLGASYLAHAVTTIGTVVAITVFLLNPDIWPGQWAIAVFGAIFLFRMIDPIYEWGTTRIRLSADELTVTNGLINRRTRSIPWHAVRTVESTAPWAHRLFSLVRVRIAQGGDLSTQVTLAGITRELRDTILEYSPVPDTGAVEPEADADDDRPEREFSAQNAAAALNAAAAARTVRDEATRRPASVTGTPDTVLYRATLLDLVVASILFGRFAFIGVAIAFALYEQLERFGLLGILTFFQGGGAIGFAVFVALVIIGIGITASVVRYARLEVRRVSDGAIIVTYGLVETHERVIDTAAITGVVLQRNILEMLLGRVRLALLTTDTSQQFGANLLLPSLPRATVARILAAGFGDRVPESNLATRRRLPLLPALVFAVVTALASALGWWLHSTGVALGLAIVAGLIGWAVLVVFARPLVTRLDYDTSRGTVALRALFIVDRETYLDALAIHLVNSTVFGGRTRYVTVHYYAGEARQRGSVWFSEQEIDALQNRLGDREQRAERIRRARENAAARREALSEIDALVGAKE; encoded by the coding sequence GTGTCTGAACGACCTTCCGCCCCGACCGAGGCGTCCGAGCGGCTGCCGCTGTCCTACCTCGGCGCTTCGTATCTCGCTCATGCTGTCACCACGATCGGCACGGTCGTCGCCATCACCGTGTTCCTCCTGAACCCGGATATCTGGCCGGGGCAGTGGGCCATCGCCGTCTTCGGCGCCATCTTCCTGTTCCGGATGATCGACCCCATCTACGAATGGGGCACGACCCGCATTCGCCTGTCGGCGGACGAACTGACCGTGACGAACGGCTTGATCAACCGCCGCACTCGCAGCATTCCTTGGCACGCGGTCCGCACGGTCGAGAGCACAGCGCCGTGGGCGCACCGCCTCTTCAGCCTCGTGCGGGTGCGCATCGCGCAGGGTGGCGATCTCAGCACCCAGGTCACGCTCGCCGGAATCACCCGCGAACTGCGTGACACGATCCTCGAGTACTCGCCTGTGCCTGACACCGGCGCCGTCGAACCCGAAGCGGATGCCGACGACGATCGGCCGGAACGCGAGTTCTCCGCGCAGAACGCCGCTGCGGCCCTGAACGCCGCTGCCGCCGCTCGAACGGTTCGCGACGAGGCGACGCGTCGGCCCGCGAGCGTCACCGGCACCCCAGACACCGTGCTCTACCGAGCGACGCTCCTCGATCTCGTGGTCGCCAGCATCCTCTTCGGCCGCTTCGCCTTCATCGGCGTCGCGATCGCCTTCGCTCTCTACGAGCAACTCGAAAGGTTCGGCCTCCTGGGCATCCTGACGTTCTTCCAGGGTGGTGGAGCGATCGGATTCGCGGTGTTCGTGGCACTCGTGATCATCGGGATCGGCATCACCGCCAGCGTCGTCCGCTACGCACGCCTGGAGGTACGTCGTGTCTCCGATGGCGCCATCATCGTCACGTACGGACTCGTCGAGACGCACGAGCGCGTCATCGATACCGCCGCCATCACCGGAGTCGTGCTGCAGCGGAACATTCTCGAGATGCTCCTCGGGCGGGTCCGGTTGGCTCTGCTTACCACCGACACCAGTCAGCAGTTCGGCGCGAATCTCCTGCTGCCCTCGCTGCCCCGCGCCACCGTCGCGCGTATCCTCGCCGCCGGGTTCGGCGACCGGGTGCCGGAGAGCAACCTTGCCACTCGTCGCCGACTGCCACTGCTGCCCGCACTCGTGTTCGCAGTCGTCACTGCTCTCGCGTCTGCTCTCGGCTGGTGGCTGCACAGCACCGGCGTGGCTCTCGGGCTCGCGATCGTCGCGGGTCTGATCGGCTGGGCCGTTCTCGTCGTCTTCGCGAGACCTCTCGTCACGCGGCTCGATTACGACACATCCCGCGGCACGGTCGCGCTGCGGGCGTTGTTCATCGTGGACCGCGAGACCTACCTCGATGCGCTCGCCATTCATCTCGTCAACAGCACGGTCTTCGGCGGACGCACCCGATACGTCACCGTGCACTACTACGCGGGAGAGGCCCGTCAGCGCGGGAGCGTGTGGTTCTCCGAGCAGGAGATCGACGCGCTGCAGAACCGACTCGGCGATCGCGAGCAGCGCGCGGAGCGCATCCGCCGGGCGCGCGAGAACGCTGCTGCACGGCGGGAGGCGCTGAGCGAGATCGACGCGCTGGTCGGCGCCAAGGAGTGA
- a CDS encoding PH domain-containing protein, whose translation MTTDRMTDADAAVRHRIPGPQSHGTHRLAPAALRYQNTSDIILAAVGTPLLAAATLLIPDLTWRLWILIGLGLFTVVGLVIDIPFVNRWEVRNTSYTVTPEVVFIRRGLLVRRTTTLSTAQILNVEIVQGPLLRAFDLVKVRFTCIADVEGVTGVTEDAAREIRDTILASQNGTDRV comes from the coding sequence ATGACGACGGACCGGATGACAGACGCGGATGCCGCGGTGCGACACCGCATTCCTGGACCGCAGAGCCACGGCACACACCGCCTCGCACCCGCAGCATTGCGCTACCAGAACACGTCCGACATCATCCTCGCCGCCGTCGGCACCCCGCTTCTCGCGGCGGCCACGCTGCTCATCCCCGACCTGACCTGGCGCCTGTGGATCCTCATCGGTCTGGGCCTCTTCACCGTCGTCGGACTCGTGATCGACATCCCGTTCGTGAACAGGTGGGAAGTGCGCAACACCTCATACACGGTCACACCAGAGGTTGTCTTCATCCGCCGCGGACTCCTCGTGCGCCGCACCACCACCCTCTCCACCGCGCAGATCCTCAACGTCGAGATCGTGCAGGGGCCGCTGCTGCGGGCGTTCGACCTCGTCAAGGTGCGCTTCACCTGCATTGCCGATGTCGAGGGCGTCACCGGTGTCACCGAAGACGCCGCCCGCGAGATCCGAGACACCATCCTCGCTTCGCAGAACGGCACCGACCGTGTCTGA
- a CDS encoding aureocin A53 family class IId bacteriocin, protein MGWLKWAKKIYELVKYIGGKVGSWGAAKTKKMIAWVWDNKGTIYKWLERGSTIAWIAGEIYRRLFG, encoded by the coding sequence ATGGGTTGGCTCAAATGGGCGAAGAAGATCTACGAGCTGGTCAAGTACATCGGTGGCAAGGTCGGTTCGTGGGGCGCTGCCAAGACCAAGAAGATGATCGCCTGGGTCTGGGACAACAAGGGCACCATCTACAAGTGGCTTGAGCGCGGCTCGACGATCGCCTGGATCGCCGGCGAGATCTACCGCCGCCTGTTCGGCTGA